The Nocardia sp. NBC_00508 nucleotide sequence GCAATACGCCAGCGATGATGTTCGGGTATGTGACGGCTCCGGGTCGGGAGCCGGGGCCCCGGGGCCACCATCAGGTCACGCCTACACCGCGAACACTCAGGGAAACAGTTGAATGCTTTTACGAAGCTGGCCGTGACGGTGGTCAGCGCACTCGTCGCAACCGCGCTCGCCGTTGGATTCGCTTCCACCGCATCGGCGGCGCCGGTGGAACATGCCGCACCGATCGCCGCGGCGACCAGCGAACCTCCGCAGGTCACCTACATCAAGGCGTGTCTGCCGCCCGGTGACACGATCGAACTCCGCACCGGAATCGGCGCGGCGGTCGGAGCCGCGATCGGCGCGCTCGTCGGCCTGCCGGTCTTCTTCGTCGGCGCGATCCCAGGGGCGATCATCGTCGGCCTGATCGGGGCCGCCGTCGGAGCCTCGTCCTACGCCATCGATTCCGGGCGGCTCGAGCAGCAGGGATTGTGCTGAGAGCTGATCCGTTGGACCGGCCCCGCTACTGCCGCGCAGGCAGTAGCGGGGCCGTCGCCATCTTCTACCCGATGGATAGCCGCTAGCCGCTCGGTCGGCGTCCGTCGCGGCCGTCTCTCGCGCCGCGCTAACGAGGTGGTGGGGATTCGAGGAGTCGGCGAACGGCCTCGGTGAGTGAGAGATTCTTGCCGTACATCTCCGCGATCATCCGTTGCTGCTCGTGCAGCACCTCTTGGGATTTCGTGTAATACGAGAAGAACACGGCAGTGGTGACGACGTTGATCGCCAGGAGCGTCGCACCCACGATCAGCAGACGGACGCCGATGCGCAGCGACGCCGACTCAGCGTCGCTCTCCTTCCACGAGATGTCGGTGTCGGCCACCACGTCATCACGGACCGTGAAAGTCGGTGGTCCATCGGTGATCGCGGTGATCGTGTACCTGCGGTTCCTGCGCAGCAAGGTGGGTGCCAGGTCGAGGCCGTGCGCGGTGCGGGATACCGGCAGACGGGTGCCATTCTGGTCCGGGATCAGCGCCACCACCGGAGCACTCACCTCGATCGGCAGCGACATGCCTTGGACGAAATCGTCCGGCCGCACGTCTTTCTGGCCCCGATTGACAAGCGTCGCAACCACGAGATGCGGGTCGCCGATCGCCGCCGCGCCATAGGACACCCGCAAGCGCTCAGGCCCCGGCACCCCCGAGATCATGCGCCGGGAATCGAAATCGAACCGCACGACATTGCGGCGGCGATTGGCCACGAAGTAGTAGAACCCGGCGACAACGCCGACAGTTGTCGCCACCAGTGCCGCCACCGGAACCCACACCATGAGTGCAGTGTCCCCGCTGGGCATGCCGAACGGAAGACGCCCGCACCGAACGACGGGCAAACCCGTTGTCCGGCAGCCGTTTCAGCGATGGGCGTGCAGAGCGGTGTGCAGCGTCGCCGCCCACTGCTCGACGATCCGCTTACGACGGGCCGAGTCGTCGGTGAGGACGTCGGCCAATCCGAGGCCGCGGGCCATGTCCAGGGTCGCCTGGACCAGATGATGGGCGACCGGGTCGGAGTCGTCCACGCCGAGGGCTTCGACGGCACGGCGGTGGGACGCGCGACCGAAACGGGCCTCCAACGGGACGATGCGTTCGCGCAGCGCCGGATCGGCGGCGGCGTGCGTCCACACCTGCAGGGCCGCCTTGAACAGCGGACTGGTGTAGGACTCGACCAGCCCCGCCACCACCGCCTCGGTGCGGGCGGGTCCGTCGCCCAGCTCGGCCAACGTCGCCGCCTCCTGCACGGCCTGCCCGCCACGCGTGTCGAACATGTACGCCAGCGCGGCGGTGATCAGATCCTCCCTGGTCGGAAAGTGATGCTGGGCCGCACCACGGGACACCCCGGCGCGCTCGGCGACCACGGCGACCGTAGCGGCCGCCCAGCCCTTTTCGGCCAGGCAGTCGATGGTCGCCTCGAGCAGGCGCTGCCGGGTGGCTCGGCTGCGATCCTGCTTCGGTTCGTGGGGTGTCGCCATGGTCGCTATTCTGCCCAGCTCGGCGGGCGACGCTGCAAAAAGGCCAGCATGCCCTCGTGCACTTCGGAGGTGCCGAAGAAGCTCGCCGAACGCTGCGCGAGTTCCTCGGCGGAGGAGTCGAACTGCGCGAGGATGTCCGCGTTGACCAGCCGCTTGGCCTCGGCGAGCCCCTGCGGCGACCCCTTGCGCACCTCCCCGCACAGCCGCGCCACCTCGGCCGCCGGGTCCTCGGCAGTGACGGTGACCAGGCCGATCTCCTGCGCCATGGCGGCGCCGAACTTCTCGCCGGTCAGGTAGTACCGGCTGGCCGCGCGCGGACTGAGCCGAGGCAGCAGGGTCAGCGAGATCATGAAGGGCGCCAACCCGATCCGCACCTCGGTGAGCGCGAAACTGCTGCCCGGCCCGGCCACCACCAGGTCGCAGGCGGCCACGATCCCCATGCCACCGGCTCGCACGTTGCCGTCGATCTGCGCGATCACCGGCTTCGGTGTCTCCACCAGCCTGCGCAGCACACCGATCATGACCCGGGTGCGCTCGTCGGCGGCCACGGCCGGATCGGCGTCGCTCGCCTCACTGAGATCCGCGCCCGCGCAGAAGGTGTTGCCGGTATGCGCGAGCACGATGACGCGCACCTTGTCGTCGCCGGCCGCGTCATCGAGTCCGTACAGCAGCTCGGCGACCAGCTTGGATGACAGCGCGTTGCGGTTGTGCGGCGAGTCGAGTGTGAGCGTCGCGACACCACCGCTCACCTCGTAGCGGACGTACGGACCCGTCTCGGTCATGCGCGTCCCTCTCAGTACGACTTCGGCAGGCCCAGCGAGTGCTGCGCGACGAAGTTCAGGACCATTTCCCGGCTGACCGGCGCGATGCGACCGATCCGGGAGGCGGCCAGCATGGCGGCCAGCCCGACGTCCCTGGTCAGGCCGGAGCCGCCGTGCGTCTGGATGGCCTGATCGAGCGCTTTGATGCTGGCCTCCGCCGCCGCGTACTTCGCCATGTTGGCGGTCTCGGCGGCACCCATCTCGTCACCGGCGTCGTAGAGCGTCGCCGCCTTCTGCATCATCAGTTTCGCCAGCTCCAGTTCGACCTTCACCTGCGCAAGCGGATGCGAAATACCTTGGTGCGCACCGATCGGCGTCTTCCACACCGTGCGTTCCTTGGCGTATTCCACGGCACGGTCGATGGCGTAGCGGGCGAGGCCGATGGCCATCGCGGCGCCCATGATGCGCTCCGGATTCAGCCCGGCGAACAGCTGCATCAGCGCCGCGTCCTCCTTACCGACCAACGCGGTCGAGGGCAGCCGGACGTCGTCGAGGAACAGGTTGTACTGGTGGTCGGGCTCGATGATGTCCATCTCCTGCGCCGTCTTGGTGAAGCCTTCGGCGTCGGTCGGCACGATGAACAGGGCGGGCTTCAGCTTGCCGGTCTTGTGGTCCGCGGTGCGGGACACGATCAGCACGGCCTCGGCCTGGTCCACACCCGAGATGAAGATCTTGCGGCCGTTGAGGATCCAGTCCTCGCCGTCGCGGCGGGCGGTGGTGGTGATCTGGTGGGAGTTGGAGCCCGCGTCCGGCTCGGTGATGCCGAAGACCATCTTGCCGGAGCCGTCGGCGAGCTTGGGCAGCCACTCCTGCTTCTGCTCGTCGGTGCCGTACTTGGTGATGATGGTGCCGCAGATCGCCGGGGACACCACCATGAGCAGCAGGCCTGCGCCCTGCGCGGACAGCTCTTCCATCACCAGCGACAGCTCGTACATGCCCGCACCGCCGCCACCGTATTCCTCGGGCAGGTTCACCCCGAGGAACCCGAGTTTGCCCGCCTCGTTCCACAATTCGTCGAGCGGTTCGTTGTTACGCGCCTTCGGCAGCACGTAGTCGCGGTAGTTGTACTTCGCGGCCAGCGCCGCGACGGCGGCCCGCAGCGCCTTCTGCTCTTCGGTTTCGATGAAGCTCATCAGTTCTCCTGTATCTCGCGGGCGCTCCCGCACCCCGTCGGCTCGATGAGTGCTGCGCGATGGTGTCTCATCAAGCCTCCTGTGTTTCGTTGGTCTCGTCGTTCGAGGCGGGTTCGACGACCGCGAGCACGGCGCCGACGTCGACCTGCTGGCCGACGGTGACGTTGACGGCGCTGAGCACGCCCGCGACGGGCGCGGCGATGGTGTGCTCCATCTTCATCGCCTCCAGCCACAGGATCGGCCGGCCCTGTTCGACGTGGCTGCCGACCTCGGCGCCGAGCCGGATCACGCTGCCCGGCATCGGCGCGAGCAGTGACCCGGTGGCCACTTGATCGGCCGGATCACTGAACCGCGGCAGCTTGCGCACGGCCACCGGGCCGAGCGGCGAGTCGACGTAGACCTGGTCGCCGTAGCGCGCGACCTCGAACTGCCTGCGCACCGGGCCACGTTCGCCCGGAACCGAGAGCACGACGCGATCCGGTGCGGAATCGACGAGGACGAGCCCGTCGTGACCGTCCACTGTGAGGCCGGTGCGGCCGAACCGGTAGCCCACCTCGTGCGTCCCGGTGGCGCGGCTCTCGTAGGACTTGCGCTGCGACTGCGACGGCAGGTTCCGCCATCCGCTGGGCAGCCCGCCGCCCACCCGCACACCGGCACGGTTCGCGGCGGCGTCGGCGAGCGCGGCGGCCACGATCGACAACGCCTCGTCGGATTCCGACACCAGCGGCGCGGCGAGGGTGTCCATGCCGTGCGTATCGAAGAACGCGGTGTCGGTGTCCCCGGCCAGGAACGCCGGATGGCGCAGCACCCGCACCAGCAAGTCCCGGTTGGTGACCAGACCGTGGATCTTCGCCCGGTGCAGCGCGGCGGCAAGCAATCGTGCTGCCGCACTTCGTGTTTCAGCGTAGGAAATGACCTTGGCCAGCATCGGGTCGTAATGCACGCCGACCACCGAACCGTCCACCACACCCGTGTCGAGGCGTACGCCGGGCCGGTCGAGCAGATCGAATTCGCTGCTCACCGAAGGGATCTCGATCCGATGCACCGTGCCGCTCTGCGGCTGCCAGCCGTGCGCGGGGTCCTCGGCATAGAGCCGGACCTCGATCGAATACCCGTGCAGCGCTGGCGGTTCGGCGGGCAAGGTGGCACCGGCGGCGATATCCAGTTGCAGCCGGACCAGATCCAGCCCGGTGGTGCACTCGGTGACCGGATGCTCCACTTGCAGGCGGGTGTTCATCTCGAGGAAGAAGAACTCGCCCTGCTCGTCGGCGAGGAATTCGACGGTGCCCGCGCCGGTGTAGCCGATCGCGCCCGCCGCCAGCCGCGCCGCTTCGAACAGCCGCGCCCGCATCCCCTCGGTGCGCTCCACCAGCGGTGCGGGCGCCTCCTCGAGCACCTTCTGGTGGCGGCGCTGGATGGAGCACTCGCGCTCACCCACCGCCCAGATCGTGCCGTGCGTGTCGGCCATGACCTGGACCTCGATGTGCCTGCCGGTCTCCAGGTAGCGCTCGCAGAACACCGTCGGGTCGCCGAACGCGGATTCCGCCTCCCGCCGGGCGGCGTCGATCTGCGGTGCCAGCTCGGCGAGGTCGCGCACCACCCGCATGCCACGCCCGCCGCCGCCTGCGGACGCCTTGATCAGCACCGGCACATGCTCCTCGGTGACCTCGGCCGGGTCCAGCTCGGCGAGCACGGGAACACCGGCGGCGTCCATCATCTTCTTCGCGGCGACCTTCGAACCCATCTGCTCGATCGCCTCGACGGGTGGCCCGATCCAGACCAGCCCGGCATCGAGCACCGCTTTGGCGAATTCGGCGTTCTCGGAGAGGAATCCGTATCCGGGGTGAATGGCGTCGGCGCCGGTGGCGAGCGCGGCCTCGATGATCAGCTCACCGCGCAGGTAGGTCTCCGCGGGCGTGTTGCCGGGCAGGCGCACGGCGGCGTCCGCCTCGGTGACGTGCGCAGCGGCGGCATCCGCGTCGGAGTACACCGCGACGGTGCCCAAGCCCATCCGGCGGCAGGTGGCGAAGACCCGGCGGGCGATTTCGCCACGGTTGGCGACGAGGACGTTCGTGACAGGCGGGGTGAGGGAGGTATTGGGCACAGCGCGCCTCACATTCGGAAGACGCCGAAGCCTTCGGCGCCCTTGATCGGGGCATTGTGAATGGCCGACAAGGACATTCCCAATACCGTGCGGG carries:
- a CDS encoding TetR/AcrR family transcriptional regulator codes for the protein MATPHEPKQDRSRATRQRLLEATIDCLAEKGWAAATVAVVAERAGVSRGAAQHHFPTREDLITAALAYMFDTRGGQAVQEAATLAELGDGPARTEAVVAGLVESYTSPLFKAALQVWTHAAADPALRERIVPLEARFGRASHRRAVEALGVDDSDPVAHHLVQATLDMARGLGLADVLTDDSARRKRIVEQWAATLHTALHAHR
- a CDS encoding enoyl-CoA hydratase family protein; amino-acid sequence: MTETGPYVRYEVSGGVATLTLDSPHNRNALSSKLVAELLYGLDDAAGDDKVRVIVLAHTGNTFCAGADLSEASDADPAVAADERTRVMIGVLRRLVETPKPVIAQIDGNVRAGGMGIVAACDLVVAGPGSSFALTEVRIGLAPFMISLTLLPRLSPRAASRYYLTGEKFGAAMAQEIGLVTVTAEDPAAEVARLCGEVRKGSPQGLAEAKRLVNADILAQFDSSAEELAQRSASFFGTSEVHEGMLAFLQRRPPSWAE
- a CDS encoding acyl-CoA dehydrogenase family protein, giving the protein MSFIETEEQKALRAAVAALAAKYNYRDYVLPKARNNEPLDELWNEAGKLGFLGVNLPEEYGGGGAGMYELSLVMEELSAQGAGLLLMVVSPAICGTIITKYGTDEQKQEWLPKLADGSGKMVFGITEPDAGSNSHQITTTARRDGEDWILNGRKIFISGVDQAEAVLIVSRTADHKTGKLKPALFIVPTDAEGFTKTAQEMDIIEPDHQYNLFLDDVRLPSTALVGKEDAALMQLFAGLNPERIMGAAMAIGLARYAIDRAVEYAKERTVWKTPIGAHQGISHPLAQVKVELELAKLMMQKAATLYDAGDEMGAAETANMAKYAAAEASIKALDQAIQTHGGSGLTRDVGLAAMLAASRIGRIAPVSREMVLNFVAQHSLGLPKSY
- a CDS encoding acetyl/propionyl/methylcrotonyl-CoA carboxylase subunit alpha is translated as MPNTSLTPPVTNVLVANRGEIARRVFATCRRMGLGTVAVYSDADAAAAHVTEADAAVRLPGNTPAETYLRGELIIEAALATGADAIHPGYGFLSENAEFAKAVLDAGLVWIGPPVEAIEQMGSKVAAKKMMDAAGVPVLAELDPAEVTEEHVPVLIKASAGGGGRGMRVVRDLAELAPQIDAARREAESAFGDPTVFCERYLETGRHIEVQVMADTHGTIWAVGERECSIQRRHQKVLEEAPAPLVERTEGMRARLFEAARLAAGAIGYTGAGTVEFLADEQGEFFFLEMNTRLQVEHPVTECTTGLDLVRLQLDIAAGATLPAEPPALHGYSIEVRLYAEDPAHGWQPQSGTVHRIEIPSVSSEFDLLDRPGVRLDTGVVDGSVVGVHYDPMLAKVISYAETRSAAARLLAAALHRAKIHGLVTNRDLLVRVLRHPAFLAGDTDTAFFDTHGMDTLAAPLVSESDEALSIVAAALADAAANRAGVRVGGGLPSGWRNLPSQSQRKSYESRATGTHEVGYRFGRTGLTVDGHDGLVLVDSAPDRVVLSVPGERGPVRRQFEVARYGDQVYVDSPLGPVAVRKLPRFSDPADQVATGSLLAPMPGSVIRLGAEVGSHVEQGRPILWLEAMKMEHTIAAPVAGVLSAVNVTVGQQVDVGAVLAVVEPASNDETNETQEA